One Sparus aurata chromosome 23, fSpaAur1.1, whole genome shotgun sequence genomic window, GGCCACTTACTGGTGACCACAACTCTCAACAAACCCCACAAACAAACAGGGAGCCGGTTTTCAATGCACCTAGCCTAGAGTGACATCATATGTAATGTAAATCTAGCGACGACGATATTTGCCTCACTGCTGTTGGttgtgatcattttgaaaatatctgcgaattaagaaaaacacaccaaactgtAAAATGGTAGCTGTTGTTCAGGGCTCATGACTCCATCCTGATGCTTTACTTACCTCCTCTGCAGTTGTCTGATCTGCGCTGGTTTGAATCAAAGCATCAATTTAGCTCATCATCTCAAGTCGACTGCAAACCTTCTGGAGTACGAAAAGTTAATTGGCCGATCGCTAACATTCAGACGACAGCCAGCTAGATTATCTTATCATTGCATCCTTGTTTGAACGCCGGAaacttgccttttttttttttttttttaaagacaggcaagtgtctgcagctgagcgtTAACTACGCCGAGCGCTGTTAGCTTTCGTTAGCCAGCCTTCCTAGCCTGGCGTTAGCTTGCTCTCTCTTCTCCACGTAAAGTCAAAACAAAGCAAGTAAATATATATAACGCTTTTATAATGCGACACAATTACAATGTCTAcgaaaaacagctgtttttatcttgCCATTTCCTGTCCAAAGCTGATGAACTGGACACCGTTATTTCATCCACATCATCATCGGCTGCTCACtacaccaacagcagcagctgccagCAGAAACTCCGCTCTCGGCGCATGCGTAGTCCTGCTGTTCACTTCCCTGGGTCTTTGCCATTGAACATGATGTAATTTTGTATAAGCTGGACTGCACTGCATGAGCTGTTGTTGTGTCCAAAAAAACTCAATTAAAAACTAGGACACCACTTTAAAAACATCTACACGCAGCAGTAAGGTAAAGATGAGCAAGAAAGGTTGTGAGCAAcgttattcatttttattacttcataaaatatacacaaatacTGTTGTAAATAAAGTGTGTTAAAGAACTGTACAAGATATCAGTACACAATACATAAAGTGAAATCCCCATCACCTCACACTCTTCTATACCATTCCCAACCCAACAGTTACAATACCACTGGGTCATGGTGGCCTGTACAAAAGGtaattacacacacagtacactgTTATTTACACATCCCTGCAATTGCATCAGTTGTTATCTTtttaatgacatcatcaaagTTGCTGGAGGTTAAAATCCAAAGGTGACATCAAAACTATTAGCATATAAACTTTGCAGAAGGAATATTGAAAGCCCTATGTATGACATGAGGTGGATAACCTTTGAGGCCTAAGAACAAAAGGGACaagcataaaaacacaaactacttcTAATGAGTTACAGGAGGATGAAATTTAACAGAAATAGGAATAAGGGAGAGTTATTTCAGACGAATAAAAAATAGTTTAACATAAATAgctgaaaagataaaaacaatcaGCATACATACAAAGACGAAATGAAATTGTATTCTTAGCAGGGAGTCATCTCACTCTCACATGCAAAGCgtgcacacacgtgcacacatcacgcacacacaatGTTGGATGACCCAGATGGCAGAGTAACAGTAGCCAATCCCACAATTTAGCATTTTAAATACCTAAAATTCTGAACCCAGCCCCAATTTATGTCATTAGTATGCATTTTTCTACTTTACACCTTAaaacaaataaccacatttTGGCTttacattgaaataaaaaatatttacagtgaagtaaacatttaaaaaaaaaaaaaaaaaagaatccttGGATGTCCCATCCCCTACGAGTCACCCCTAACAGAGCCTGCCCACTCCCCTATGACCTCCAAtaacaaaagaataaaaaggtAACATTAAGAACTATCATAAAAATTGCAGCCACTATTTGTTAGCCAAAATGGGCAGCTATGGTCTCTGGTCAAATACACTGAGAAATTCCTGAGGAGATTTCCCTCAAGACTTGGGAGTGTGTCTTTGCAATATCTATGGTCATTCTTCACCTTACCCACTCACAttaaaaccaaagaaaacatgtaAGTCAAAACAGGCAAAAACAAGGGGTGGTGGAGGTTTTTGTGGCCAAGTTTTGAGGGAGAGTAAAATATGCATGACATGGATGAAGGCCAAGCAAACTGCTACTTCACCAGAAAATTACTCAACAGCTAAAACATCACTTACTTATCCTTTTCTAAGttacctttcttttttcctacTATCCTCTCACCTACCTCTCCCCATTTCTGTATCTTTCAGCTGTTATTTCtctcaaaaaagcaaaaaagggaaaCATAACAAGCTCCAATTGAAAGATAAGGGGTGACATTCaatgaaaagttgtttttgtggggTTAAAACTGAAAAGGAGAAATCTTTACAAAGCCAATCAGCATATCAGAAGCCAAGCTGACCTTTGACAAGAAACACGCACGTGTGTCAGATACCTTTCTGCTTCACTGATGCCAACAGTTCTTCACATTTGTCAGACAGAAGGTACTGAGGGAACATTTTGAGGAGTGGAGCAGGTATGAGCAACCATGGAGTAACAAAGACGTAGaactgttatttatttgctttttgtctTGTGGTGGTCCACAGTTCAGCAAGAAGAGTTCAAGAAGTGCATGTTGGATACTGTCATGTACTCCCGTGGATCCTTTAAAGATTTACTGTCCTTTTTCAAAGATCCATGTGTCCATTGGCAATTATCTTTTTATAAGACAaggtaaaaataaaaggaaaacaatCTGGAGCGATGAATATACTTTGCAGccctgaaacaacaacaaaataaaatggaaagaTGGTCATTATAGCGCGATGTCTTGGCGACTGGTGTATTTCTGCAGTCAGCATGCAAATTAATTAGTGAAATTAGACCTCACCTGTCAGTTTCATGTGCATGCAGAGCCAATCACTTCTACTTCCCCATGTGCTCAAATGGCACGCTGACCTGCAAAAGAAACACAATCAAGACTAAGAAGAGGAATTGGCCAATAACAACCCTGTTCTGACAAAATTGTTTTCATAATACAGCTACTATGAGTACTATTTAGCCCATTTTAAAGTGTAATCCAATTGTTGTCTGTTAAACTTGTGATGTTGATTCTAGTTTCTCAAAAAGCATTAAgaacaaaacaatacttttaTTCTGCAATGCATGATACTTAAATATAATAGCCATGTGACAATTGCTATGTTTCTTAAGCTTGTTCTACAAGCTTGTTCTTTTGTAACCATCGCAAAGAAGTGCTGAATTGATTCTATACACATCTTTGAGCCCTTAGTTTTTGTTGCCGCTATATTAGTTTAGATTCTAGTGtaacaaaactgttattttattaCCTTCTAatttaataaacacaaaatgtggGTGGAAGAAGGGCTTAGTGATAATTTACCGTTATCCCTTCAATATATTAGTAACACCATTTTCCCGCTGAACTATGATGGTTCACAATTCAAATGTTTATCTGAAcactaaaatgtaataatttggtCAATGCTGCAAAAAACTGACAATGCTGTGATAACCTTCGCAATGTTAATGAATCACCCACCTAGATGAGTCTATGGCACATTTTGCAGATGCAGTTTATACACACAAACTTTAACCCTAGTCCTCTACTTTAAAAGGAGAACTTCGTCCGcttttaacccatatccctgttgattgAGGTTACCaagtgctgtcattaggaaaaaaaacGACAATATTTACCAAGTATCAGagcggcagctaaagcgaacctatgggggcagacataaccgaaagtgaaacttaaggatgtctgcccccataggttcgctttagctgccgtcctgatatctggtcaatattgtgcaaaaaattcacgttatttttcctactgacagcactcggtaacctcgatcaacagggatacgAGTTAAAAACGGCGCGATGTTCTCTTTTAAGGACTAAGGAACTGTGATTCTGGATGTCAAGCtgtatgtaaaatgttaaacaatttGACCATTCCTGGCAATGTCTACTTCAACACACGCCATTCTCGtaatttaatgattttttcCATTAATGCAGTGTGTGTCACATGGCTGACCAAAGAAGCtataataatattaacaatGACAATACAATAATTTTACttgtatagcacttttcatGACACATCATAAGAgattaaaagcaaaacattaaTAATGTAGAAAAACACCATCTGTGAGTGTTTattcacctgtgatgtggaaATCCTTGATTGGTCATGACGGGCTGtgaggtcagaggatgatacgtTAGCAGGAGCACCACGGTGAAGCCGCATGCTcaccttcctctccctctctgcacGAGAAATTGCACGAGGTGATGTGTTCCCTGAAATTATGGATACAATTGAGAATCATGTTAAGTGCCAATATTGCAGTGTCAGCATAGTATTATTCCATTATTAGCAGATGGATAGCAGGAATTtgagacttttcatttagcaGTACTCACCAGACTGCTGGACCCTTGATGCAGGGTTAGAGATGGCCTGCTCTGGCCCATTCCTGACTCTGTTGGCAGCTCCAGGGTTGGGACCTGGAGGGAGGCCCCGTGATGCAGACCCCCTGGGGACTCCTCCAATCCTCTCGTCCCTCTCATCTCCGGTCCTCCTCTCACGATCCCCATCCTCAGCTGTCCGACTGGCACCCTGATAGATAAGATCAGCCACATTAAACCTTTTCcattaacaaaaaaatggcttttctaggcatcaaaacaaacaatacttCAGTTTGAATCTCATTTGTAAACGTACAAATTTGAGCATGTTCCAGTCAAAGACGTAATCGTAGGAGAAACCCTGACGATGGAAAAGATTCCTGAAGAGCTGTCTCAGGTAAGAGTAGTCTGGTTTGTCATCAAAACGGAGTGAACGGCAAAAATTCAGGTATGTGGAGAACTCGGctatagaaaaacaaacaaaacagtcattaggagaaatttaacaaaaaaagattAGACAACATTTGCACTGTTAGTGTTCAATTCCATATTGAGAAAACCTAATAGTGCAGCTGCAGATCATTTCAGAACTGCACCAGAGATGCATCACTTACAAGGGTATCCTTTGCAAAGAACCTCGATGGGTGTGGACATTTTCTTCTCACTGATTCGTTCATACTTCTGTCTTTTGGTAGCGGCCTTGAGGCCCTGCCAGGGGAGGGAACCCAGGTTGAAGTACATGAGGACATAGCCAAGAGACTCCAGGTCATCACGTCTGGACTGCTCTGTGGACAAAAGAAGCGAGAGTTTGCACAAAATGGTCATTTACACAGGCCTTGTTTACAGGTTTTAAATAAGTCACCAGTGATCAGTAAGAGCTCACTGTGTGTAAAAACTACAGTAGTAGTTTGACTAGTAAGTCAGCTTTTGCTGTCAAATATAAACAAGGGGTCCATTGGCACAattctgcagattattttgtGACAGCATCTTTAAGATATGTTAGGTCACAGTGATCTTCAAGTCGGCAATGTGTCACAACTCAGccaaacaaacatctttttgACTGTTGACTATATAGAAAATGCTAAAATGGAGTTTAACAGACTCTGAAATATGGGTGGCTCATCTGTTGAATTCAGTATTGGTATTCCTGATATCTATGTGTGGTATTGGCAGCATTGTGTAATATTCTTTCTATCACACAAAATAAGGTGCTCATGCAGCGCTTACCGAGAAACGTGTACACTGTTGGACGTGATTCTTTTTTTGATTCAAAGTAAACAAAATCCTTTCCTGAACACTGTGTTTACATCTTCTTTAAAAGTGGAAGTAAGGTGTGGGCAATACTTACCACTATTATTGGTTGCTTAAATTTCACATTTAATagataaaataacaaaataactaCTTGATATAATGATTAAGTAAATTTTCTAACTGAAACAGCATGTCCTATTACGCTCACCAAAATAATTGTCCATTCAGTATTCCATTCAGCCTACGGTAAAAGAAATTCTGCTGCCACGAATTTAACCGAGTGTCTTGGGTTCTCCTAAGTGAGctggtttaataagaaaataataatacatggaGATGTAATTTTagtgcactgagcagcaacacaCTTCTTTTTATCTCCTCTTCCCACATGTCACAAACAACAACTCTTACCCtacggcaactctgaggggacacagaTCTTAATTAGTGGGGAGCCTTTCAAATCACAATGGTACAATGGTCAGGGATATGCAGTCACTGGCTCTCAGTGATTGGTGATGGACAACCCTAAGCGGTATCTAtccaaaatacagtaaataataatatattaggGGCTGAAACAGTTCAGCTAGAACACTGCAATGGGTTGTAAAAACTAGAATGTATATGTAGAATGAATGAAAGCATTGCACTGAAATGACAGCACTGCAACACGGCTATGTTTCATTCCCGATGGCATTTCCTTCTTCTACACTCTCATGAGCCCTCTGCCTTCATATAAACCGTCAGATCAGATGTGGGTGAGTATAAACAAAAAGACTATACAAAGAGAAGGCATGTCCGAAATCAGACGGCGGGAGGACAGAGAAGAGGGAACAGCAGTGACAATCAGGGACAAACTGTTTATGGAATGTAGAGCCAACAGATGGCTGCTTTCTGGCTGAAAAAAGTTATATACCAATAAGAACTTCAGGCAAACTAATATATTCGGAGGCCATTATTGTATTCTGACACAGATGATAGTAAGAAGGGATGGGactcataaaaaaaattaaaaaaaagattccaAAGACTGTCGACAGGGAAAATCTGGCAAGTAGTAGTTTACATTAGACATTCAGGCTAGGGAAGAATGTAATGAAGGGGGGAGATATCGTAATGTGCCAGCTCCAATGAATCATATTTAACATTGTGATTGGAGGCAGCTATCAAAGTGAAGTGAGGGCGTGACCCTGTTGGATTAGAATTTTGATATGCCACACAGTAAGGCTCCCTATCACTGGGACCACAACATTATGAATACTCTTATCAACACCATGGAGTGAGGCGCCAAGGTTGTGAAGTAGCATAGTTTGTTCGACCATCAGATTTAATTGCTAtaaaataattacacattttcaaaGAGAAGTTTGTCTGCTTAATACAATCCCTGGACTGAACTGACTGATTGCATCCTGCTGAATTTCAGTCCACTTAAGTCAGTATCACCCACACATTTAGATAACTTCTCCGACATGGCAGGACATAGAATGTAAAAGAACATGAATCACAACATGTCTAACAGGGACTTTGTTCAAAGTGTCATCTGTGTCACAACCTGTGAGTGAATGACAGGGTGGGAAGCcaacagcagtgatgttttatGAGGATCTAAACCAATTTGCAAAACAAGTGACTTATTAGTGTTGTGCATTCCCTCCACGCGTGCCTTACCGATTCCAAGATGTGTGTTGATGGAAGCATAACGTGCTGTGCCAGTGAGGTTCTTGTTCTCCCTGTAAGGGATGTGCTGATGTGTGCGGGCATCACGGTACTTTTTGGCCAGGCCAAAGTCAATGATGTACACCAGGTTACCCTTCTTGCCAAGCCCCATCAGGAAGTTGTCAGGCTTGACGTCCCGATGGATGAAATTCTTTGAGTGGATGTACTCAATGCGACTTATCTAAAGAAGATATAGGTGACAAAGAGTGGTGTCAGGCTCTGTAAAAAACATGGATACACACGATACATTGGAAAAATCATGGTGATATCAATTCATAGCTACAAGATCACAATACCACATTTTACATGCAGTCAAGCCAGCACTGCCCTTGAGTCGTTTCACTGAGCAGTAGTAGGTGCACCCAATACATCAATAACTTGAGCAAACTAAAGCAAAAGGACAAGGGAGGACAACTGGATATATGAAGACAGGACATGTGATGACCCCAGGCTATAATCGGAGAGTCAA contains:
- the LOC115575735 gene encoding casein kinase I, coding for MELRVGNKYRLGRKIGSGSFGDIYLGANIATGEEVAIKLECVKTKHPQLHIESKFYKMMQGGVGIPSIKWCGAEGDYNVMVMELLGPSLEDLFNFCSRKFSLKTVLLLADQMISRIEYIHSKNFIHRDVKPDNFLMGLGKKGNLVYIIDFGLAKKYRDARTHQHIPYRENKNLTGTARYASINTHLGIEQSRRDDLESLGYVLMYFNLGSLPWQGLKAATKRQKYERISEKKMSTPIEVLCKGYPSEFSTYLNFCRSLRFDDKPDYSYLRQLFRNLFHRQGFSYDYVFDWNMLKFGASRTAEDGDRERRTGDERDERIGGVPRGSASRGLPPGPNPGAANRVRNGPEQAISNPASRVQQSGNTSPRAISRAERERKVSMRLHRGAPANVSSSDLTARHDQSRISTSQVSVPFEHMGK